The Impatiens glandulifera chromosome 3, dImpGla2.1, whole genome shotgun sequence genome contains a region encoding:
- the LOC124930882 gene encoding BTB/POZ domain-containing protein At1g30440-like — MACMKLGSKADAFQRKGRAWFCTTGLPSDITVEVGDMSFHLHKFPLLSRSGVLERLIAEASSKGEDICLIKLPYIPGNAKIFEIIAKFCYGVKLELTSSNVVHIRCASEHLEMTEDYGEANLISQTEFFLNQVVICNWKDSLKALQSCEEIFQQAEELNIIKRCLDSLAAKVGADPNLFGWPVKEHTAGILWNGISSDARPKNADSDWWYEDASTLSWTLYKRLISTIGCSGIEQEILAGSLAHYAKRYIPGLSRRQGVTTTAEPIAQEEQKVLIEEIDRLLPMTTGLVSTKFLCSLLRTAVILRSNQICIANLERRVGLQLDQATLEDLLMPSFSYTMETLYNVDAVERVLDHFLAMDQPGASPCSFDDGQLMSLTPITMVSKLIDGYLAEIAPDVNLSLAKFLSLAAAVPDYARPLDDGLYRAIDIYLKSHPSLVESDREQLCRLMDCQKLSLEACTHAAQNERLPLRVIVQVLFFEQLQLRTSIASCLLVSDNLDPSMHLRGGGVVMGGGGGSSAEGGGVGWANTATTRENQVLKVGMDSMRMRVAELEKECSNMRDEIAKLGRNSKGSSSGGAWGSVTKKFGFKMKSQMCSAEDGSVHTKAGAKTTTNEGKRNKSDKSVS, encoded by the exons ATGGCTTGTATGAAGCTGGGATCTAAAGCTGATGCTTTCCAAAGAAAAGGACGGGCTTG GTTCTGTACAACAGGCTTGCCTAGTGATATAACTGTTGAAGTTGGGGATATGTCCTTCCATCTACACAAG TTCCCTTTGCTTTCCAGAAGTGGGGTTTTGGAAAGACTGATAGCTGAAGCATCATCAAAAGGCGAAGATATCTGTCTCATCAAGCTCCCATATATCCCTGGCAAcgctaaaatatttgaaattatagcTAAATTCTGTTATGGAGTTAAACTCGAACTTACTTCCTCAAACGTGGTACACATCCGATGTGCTTCCGAGCATCTTGAAATGACTGAAGATTATGGGGAGGCTAATCTTATTTCTCAGACTGAATTTTTTCTTAACCAAGTTGTAATTTGTAACTGGAAGGACTCGTTAAAAGCACTCCAATCTTGTGAGGAGATTTTCCAACAAGCCGAGGAACTCAATATTATAAAGAGATGTTTGGATTCTTTAGCTGCGAAAGTGGGTGCTGACCCGAATTTATTTGGGTGGCCCGTTAAGGAGCATACTGCAGGCATATTATGGAATGGTATAAGCAGCGATGCTAGGCCGAAAAATGCGGATTCCGATTGGTGGTATGAAGATGCCTCGACTTTGAGTTGGACTCTTTACAAGAGGTTGATTTCGACCATTGGATGTTCGGGCATCGAACAAGAGATCCTCGCCGGATCTCTTGCCCATTATGCGAAACGATACATACCCGGATTGAGTAGGCGGCAAGGGGTTACTACAACAGCCGAGCCTATTGCTCAGGAAGAGCAGAAGGTTTTAATTGAAGAGATCGATCGATTGCTTCCCATGACAACGGGATTAGTCTCGACTAAATTCCTATGCAGTCTGCTTCGAACGGCGGTTATTCTTCGTTCGAACCAGATTTGTATAGCAAACTTGGAAAGACGAGTCGGGTTGCAGCTTGATCAAGCGACTCTAGAGGATCTTTTGATGCCTAGTTTCTCTTATACCATGGAGACCCTTTATAACGTGGATGCAGTCGAACGTGTTCTTGACCATTTTCTTGCAATGGATCAACCCGGGGCTTCTCCTTGTTCGTTCGATGATGGACAGTTGATGTCATTAACTCCGATCACAATGGTCTCAAAGCTGATCGACGGTTACCTTGCTGAAATCGCTCCCGATGTTAATTTAAGTCTCGCGAAATTCCTGTCTCTCGCTGCTGCTGTTCCCGATTACGCTAGGCCTTTAGACGACGGGCTTTACCGAGCAATTGACATTTACCTAAAG TCGCACCCGTCATTGGTAGAGTCGGATCGAGAGCAGCTTTGCAGATTGATGGATTGTCAGAAACTTTCATTGGAAGCATGCACACATGCAGCACAGAATGAGAGGCTGCCACTGAGAGTAATAGTTCAAGTCCTCTTCTTCGAACAACTCCAGCTAAGAACATCAATAGCCAGCTGTTTGCTCGTATCAGACAATCTCGACCCCTCAATGCATCTGAGGGGCGGCGGGGTGGTGATGGGTGGCGGCGGAGGTTCCTCCGCAGAGGGTGGAGGAGTAGGTTGGGCCAACACCGCCACTACGAGGGAGAATCAGGTTTTGAAAGTGGGGATGGATAGCATGAGAATGAGAGTAGCCGAGCTCGAGAAAGAATGTTCCAATATGAGGGATGAGATTGCTAAATTGGGCCGAAACTCAAAGGGATCTTCGTCGGGTGGTGCATGGGGAAGTGTTACGAAGAAGTTCGGGTTCAAGATGAAATCTCAAATGTGTAGTGCCGAAGACGGTTCTGTTCATACTAAAGCCGGTGCGAAAACCACCACCAATGAAGGTAAACGAAATAAATCGGACAAATCGGTTTCTTAG